The proteins below come from a single Cottoperca gobio chromosome 11, fCotGob3.1, whole genome shotgun sequence genomic window:
- the gja4 gene encoding gap junction alpha-4 protein, which yields MSRADWSFLEHLLEEGQEYSTAVGRVWLTVLFLFRMLVLGTAAESAWDDEQLDFVCNTRQPGCTAVCYDKAFPISHFRYFVLQVIFVSTPTIFYFGYVAIRVRSDKEKEEDEEKAEEGGGGGERGEIAIQRDNKSATKDNAQEKEKREAGGARGKAPTEVPKLKGRLLSAYAFSILFKVVLEVGFILGLWFLYDGFLIAAKFECTGSPCPHTVDCFVSRPTEKTIFTIYTQVIATISLLLNLVELLHLLQLAISQRLEKRYLTEQQDSLPRSEPVPARQEAPQLQTEASESYKAGSHVNLPIQGEAACYHNPCESYGDLAIETNWGSGENGSDLLPSYVNCMGAMKTTHTPRVHYKKHHTGKTPKPAHKGHSKQKDYV from the coding sequence ATGTCCAGAGCTGACTGGTCTTTCCTGGAGCACCTGCTGGAGGAGGGCCAGGAGTATTCGACTGCCGTTGGCCGCGTGTGGCTCACCGTGCTCTTCCTGTTTCGCATGCTGGTGCTGGGAACTGCCGCCGAATCTGCCTGGGATGACGAGCAACTTGACTTCGTCTGCAACACGCGACAACCTGGCTGTACTGCCGTGTGCTACGACAAAGCCTTCCCCATCTCCCACTTTCGCTACTTTGTCCTCCAAGTCATCTTCGTGTCCACGCCGACCATCTTCTACTTTGGATACGTGGCTATAAGGGTTCGGAGTGACAAGGaaaaagaggaggatgaggagaaggcAGAagaaggtggtggtggaggcGAGAGAGGAGAAATAGCAATACAAAGGGACAATAAAAGTGCGACTAAAGACAATGCACAAGAGAAGGAGAAACGAGAGGCTGGTGGGGCACGTGGAAAAGCTCCAACTGAGGTTCCTAAACTGAAAGGCAGGTTGCTGTCTGCGTATGCATTCAGCATCCTGTTCAAAGTCGTCCTAGAAGTTGGCTTCATCCTCGGGCTGTGGTTCCTTTATGATGGTTTCTTGATCGCAGCCAAGTTCGAGTGCACAGGGTCCCCTTGTCCTCACACAGTGGACTGCTTTGTCTCTCGACCAACAGAGAAGACCATCTTCACCATCTACACTCAGGTGATCGCTACCATCTCCCTGCTCCTCAACCTCGTCgagctcctccacctccttcagcTTGCCATCTCCCAACGGCTGGAGAAACGCTACCTTACGGAGCAACAGGACAGCCTACCTCGGTCGGAGCCGGTACCGGCCCGACAGGAGGCTCCACAACTCCAAACAGAGGCGTCAGAGTCTTACAAGGCAGGGAGCCATGTTAACCTCCCCATCCAGGGTGAGGCTGCGTGCTACCACAACCCCTGTGAGAGCTACGGGGATCTGGCCATAGAGACGAACTGGGGATCTGGGGAGAATGGGAGCGACCTGCTCCCCAGTTACGTGAACTGCATGGGGGCTATGAAGACAACACATACACCTAGAGTTCATTATAAGAAACACCACACTGGGAAAACCCCTAAGCCTGCACATAAGGGACACTCAAAGCAGAAGGATTATGTGTGA